A stretch of DNA from Haloarchaeobius amylolyticus:
CACGGATGCGTACGTGGTTGAGGAGACGCCGACGCTCGAGGCGACTGTGGAACTGGAGATCCAAGCGAAGGTGGACTGCAATCACCCCGACGTGAACCCGGAAGCGATGACTCTCGAAGCAGAGGAACGGATGGTGGCGCGCGAGCTGGAGATAGGGCGAACGCGAGAACGGTTGGATCGGTCACAGGAGTCGACTCGTGAGGCGGAGTGTCGAACCGACGTAGAAGCGCAGGCAGCGACGCTGGAGGGCGTCTGGGAGCCCCAACCCGACCCGAGAGAGAAGCTCAGTCGCGAAGAGCTGGGGAAGGTGAACGAGAAGGCGGCGAAGATTCACAGTCGCATCGAACACGGCAGTTCTAGGGCAGCCATCGCCAGGCAGTTGGCAGAGCGCGTCGCAGACGGTGGGAGCGTCCTGAGCGCAATCATTGCCGTGAGTGAAGCCGAGCGTGACCGGCCTGGTACCATCGTCCCCATCGCCAGTCTCAAAGACGTGCAGCGGCGCGAGGTGAGTATTCAGGGTCGTGTGAAAACGCTGTGGGAG
This window harbors:
- a CDS encoding DNA-binding protein encodes the protein MYNSNKLSEEGSVPERYRDPTDAYVVEETPTLEATVELEIQAKVDCNHPDVNPEAMTLEAEERMVARELEIGRTRERLDRSQESTREAECRTDVEAQAATLEGVWEPQPDPREKLSREELGKVNEKAAKIHSRIEHGSSRAAIARQLAERVADGGSVLSAIIAVSEAERDRPGTIVPIASLKDVQRREVSIQGRVKTLWEPAHPSIQQVGLIEDETGTTKFTSWVRSNAKMVEEGELVRMRNVAKNWYQGRVSVAVTGWSRLIFPERGRWW